One window of the Eucalyptus grandis isolate ANBG69807.140 chromosome 6, ASM1654582v1, whole genome shotgun sequence genome contains the following:
- the LOC120286353 gene encoding LOW QUALITY PROTEIN: 5'-3' exonuclease-like (The sequence of the model RefSeq protein was modified relative to this genomic sequence to represent the inferred CDS: inserted 1 base in 1 codon), whose protein sequence is RAILLERRTQKYQRRDERRGKASKKRVFFLDVNPLCYEGSTPSLRSFARWISLFFSQVSHSNPVVAILDGERGSEHRRRLLPSYKARRRKFSRYVSPLLRSSRSSVERSHQSVISFLKECNVPVIKVEDHEADDVVATLVGQALQXGYRVVIASPDKDFKQLISEDVQIVMPVDELQRWSFYTLKHYIEQYNCDPDSDLSLRCILGDDVDGVPGIQHLVPAFGRKTAVKLLKKHGSLENLLNTAAVRTVGKQYAQEALTKHANYLRRNYEVLALKRDVNVFLQEEWLVERNSTGDSRNLSTFLTLLGEAKLYNRNRHHSPKNSSSEDR, encoded by the exons CGTGCAATCTTGCTCGAAAGGCGAACCCAGAAGTATCAGCGGCGGGACGAGAGGAGAGGGAAGGCGAGCAAGAAGAGGGTCTTCTTCTTGGACGTGAACCCTTTGTGCTACGAGGGAAGCACTCCCAGCTTGCGCTCCTTCGCTCGATggatctctctcttcttctcgcaAGTCAGCCACAGCAACCCAGTTGTTGCT ATTCTTGATGGGGAAAGGGGCAGCGAGCATCGAAGACGGTTGTTACCTTCGTATAAAGCACGAAGGAGGAAATTCTCGAGGTATGTCTCGCCTTTGCTAAGATCTTCGCGGAGCTCAGTGGAAAGGTCTCATCAATCCGTCATAAGTTTCCTCAAGGAATGCAATGTCCCG GTCATTAAAGTTGAAGACCATGAGGCAGATGATGTTGTAGCTACTCTCGTTGGGCAAGCTCTTC AAGGGTATCGAGTAGTCATTGCCTCTCCTGATAAAGATTTTAAGCAGCTGATTTCTGAAGATGTCCAGATTGTTATGCCTGTGGATGAGTTACAGCGCTGGTCCTTTTACACTCTGAAGCACTATATCGAGCAGTATAACTGTGATCCGGATTCCGATCTGAGCCTTA GATGTATCCTGGGTGATGATGTTGATGGTGTTCCTGGAATCCAACACCTGGTTCCAGCATTTGGTCGGAAGACTGCTGTCAAGCTGCTAAAGAAACATGGATCATTGGAAAATTTACTAAACACCGCAGCAGTTAGAACTGTGGGTAAACAATATGCACAAGAAGCCCTAACAAAGCATGCAAATTATCTGCGAAGAAATTATGAAGTTCTAGCACTGAAGAG GGATGTCAATGTTTTTCTTCAAGAGGAGTGGCTGGTTGAAAGAAATTCCACTGGTGATTCAAGAAATTTATCTACCTTCCTCACATTGCTGGGAGAGGCGAAGCTCTATAATCGAAACAGACATCATTCTCCAAAGAATTCAAGCTCAGAAG ATAGATGA
- the LOC104450781 gene encoding transmembrane protein 18, with translation MEELSKAMEQHMDQMVDLVQKISGELRSGLRPAYDNLIGFFHAIDWKEPWLICLISFHILLLIIAIISRKSVNFQMCLFLLTLSGVYLAERLNKILGDNWKSFATQNYFDPQGIFLSTLWSGPLLVIAIVILVNTLLSLCHLIVRWKKAELRHRARLSRNKQD, from the exons ATGGAAGAGCTGAGTAAGGCTATGGAACAGCACATGGACCAGATGGTGGATCTCGTCCAGAAGATCTCGGGCGAGCTCCGATCTGGACTTCGGCCTGCGTACGATAACCTCATCGGGTTTTTCCATGCGATTGATTGGAAG gAACCTTGGTTAATTTGCTTAATCTCATTCCATATATTGTTGCTGATAATAGCAATCATCTCAAGGAAGAGTGTCAACTTCCAAATGTGTTTATTTCTGCTGACAT TGAGTGGTGTTTATCTTGCTGAGAGGCTGAATAAAATTTTGGGAGACAACTGGAAGAGCTTTGCAACGCAGAACTATTTTGATCCGCAAGGAATATTTCTGTCAACACTCTGGTCAGGGCCTCTACTGGTTATTGCAATCGTGATCTTG GTAAATACACTTCTTTCGTTGTGCCATCTGATTGTTAGGTGGAAAAAGGCTGAGCTGAGACATAGAGCAAGGCTTTCTCGTAATAAGCAGGACTGA
- the LOC120294760 gene encoding sucrose transport protein SUC2-like, with amino-acid sequence MEHGGHGETMAPLWNIIVVASIAAGVQFGWALQLSLLTPYSQQLGIPHMWASFIWLCGPVSGLLVQPIVGYFSDRTKNRFGRRRPFIVAGAGFVAVAVFLIGFAADLGHMAGDKIDALMKPRAVAIFVVGFWILDVANNMLQGPCRALLADLSGHNHKRMRVANGFFSFFMAVGNVLGYAAGSVSNLHKFLPFTTTPACDVYCANLKTCFLIDIVLLITVTAIAVCSVKETVHPHKDVVTGESEPMTPFGREVTTAFKNLTKPMWLLYLVTALNWIAWFPFILYDTDWMGLEVWGGKAQGTPEQKRLYDLGVRAGSMGLLINSVVLGFGSLVVEPVGKLVGGVKRWWAIVNFILAVGLACTVPVTRAAEAYRRIHGLVPPPSNIKAGAFGIFSVLGIPLSVTYSIPFALASIYSSSGGAGQGLSLGVLNMAIVIPQMIVSVVSGKIDQAFGGGNLPAFIMGAIAAVISSLMALFVLPNPPADASIPALMAGGGH; translated from the exons ATGGAGCACGGAGGTCACGGCGAGACCATGGCGCCGCTGTGGAACATCATCGTGGTCGCGTCCATCGCGGCCGGGGTGCAGTTCGGGTGGGCGCTGCAGCTCTCCCTGCTGACCCCCTACAGCCAGCAGCTCGGCATCCCGCACATGTGGGCGTCCTTCATCTGGCTCTGCGGCCCCGTCTCGGGCCTCCTGGTCCAGCCCATCGTCGGCTACTTCAGCGACCGCACCAAGAACCGGTTCGGTCGCCGCCGCCCCTTCATCGTGGCCGGCGCCGggttcgtcgccgtcgccgtcttcCTCATCGGCTTCGCCGCCGACCTCGGCCACATGGCCGGCGACAAGATCGACGCGCTGATGAAGCCGCGCGCCGTCGCCATCTTCGTGGTCGGCTTCTGGATCCTCGACGTCGCCAACAACATGCTCCAGGGCCCCTGCCGCGCCCTCCTGGCCGACCTCTCCGGCCATAACCACAAGCGCATGCGCGTCGCCAAcggcttcttctccttcttcatggCCGTCGGGAACGTCCTCGGCTATGCCGCGGGCTCCGTCTCCAACCTCCACAAGTTCCTGCCCTTCACCACCACGCCCGCGTGCGACGTTTACTGCGCCAACCTCAAGACCTGCTTCCTTATCGACATCGTCCTTCTCATAACCGTGACGGCCATCGCGGTCTGCTCAGTCAAGGAGACCGTGCACCCGCATAAGGATGTGGTCACCGGCGAGTCCGAGCCAATGACGCCGTTCGGCAGGGAGGTGACCACGGCGTTCAAGAACCTGACCAAACCAATGTGGCTGCTCTACCTCGTGACCGCCCTCAATTGGATCGCGTGGTTCCCCTTCATCCTCTACGACACCGACTGGATGGGCCTCGAGGTGTGGGGCGGGAAGGCGCAGGGGACACCTGAGCAAAAGCGGCTCTACGACCTCGGTGTCCGCGCTGGCTCCATGGGTTTGTTGATCAACTCGGTGGTCCTCGGTTTCGGCTCTCTAGTGGTCGAGCCCGTGGGCAAGCTTGTGGGCGGCGTCAAGAGGTGGTGGGCCATCGTCAACTTCATCCTGGCTGTCGGCCTGGCCTGCACCGTCCCCGTCACGAGGGCGGCCGAGGCGTACCGAAGAATCCACGGCCTTGTCCCGCCCCCCAGCAACATCAAGGCGGGCGCTTTCGGCATCTTCTCCGTCCTCGGTATCCCGCTCTCG GTCACGTACAGCATTCCATTTGCCTTGGCATCGATCTACTCATCCAGCGGTGGCGCTGGCCAAG GGCTTTCTTTGGGTGTTCTCAACATGGCCATCGTCATCCCGCAG ATGATCGTGTCTGTGGTGAGTGGGAAGATCGACCAGGCATTCGGAGGAGGGAACTTGCCGGCGTTCATCATGGGTGCCATTGCGGCAGTCATCAGCTCCCTCATGGCTCTGTTCGTGCTTCCGAACCCACCAGCAGATGCTTCCATCCCCGCCCTCATGGCTGGTGGTGGACATTGA
- the LOC104450785 gene encoding sucrose transport protein SUC8, producing the protein MIASMEYGGDHVAMAPLWKIVVVASIAAGVQFGWALQLSLLTPYVQQLGVPHMWASFIWLCGPISGLLVQPIVGYFSDRTKNRLGRRRPFIITGALFVATSVILIGFAADLGYKGGDRLDQEMKPRAVAIFVIGFWILDVANNMLQGPCRALLADLSANDHRRMRIANAFYSFFMAVGNVLGYAVGSIDNLYKMLPFTATVACDTYCANLKTCFLIDIVFLAVVTIGVVATVKEVIHPSPKELANGDPEPMTPFSSEVTSAFKNLSRPMWLLYLVTALNWVAWFPFILYDTDWVGLEVYGGKAKGTPAEKRLYDLGVHTGSLGLMLNSVVLGFASLVVEPMGKVVGGVKRYWAIVNFMLAIGLAGTIPVTKMAKAYRAVHGLVPPPTNVKGGALGIFSALGIPLSVTYSIPFALASIYSSSAGAGQGLSLGVLNMAIVIPQMIVSVVSGKLDDALGGGNLPAFVMGAIAAIVSALMALFVLPNPPSQASMPALMAGGGH; encoded by the exons ATGATAGCAAGCATGGAGTACGGAGGTGATCATGTGGCCATGGCCCCGCTGTGGAAGATCGTCGTGGTCGCGTCCATCGCGGCCGGCGTCCAGTTCGGGTGGGCGCTGCAGCTCTCCCTGCTGACCCCGTACGTGCAGCAGCTCGGCGTCCCGCACATGTGGGCGTCCTTCATCTGGCTTTGCGGCCCCATCTCCGGCCTCCTGGTGCAGCCCATCGTCGGCTACTTCAGCGACCGCACCAAGAATCGCTTGGGTCGCCGCCGCCCCTTCATCATTACCGGCGCCCTCTTCGTCGCCACATCAGTCATCCTCATCGGCTTCGCTGCTGATCTTGGCTACAAGGGCGGCGACAGGCTGGACCAGGAAATGAAGCCCCGCGCGGTCGCCATCTTCGTAATCGGCTTCTGGATCCTCGACGTCGCCAACAACATGCTCCAGGGCCCCTGCCGGGCCCTCCTGGCCGACCTCTCCGCCAACGACCACAGGCGCATGCGCATTGCCAACGCCTTCTACTCCTTCTTCATGGCCGTCGGGAACGTCCTCGGCTACGCCGTGGGCTCCATCGACAACCTCTACAAGATGCTGCCCTTCACCGCCACGGTCGCCTGCGACACCTACTGCGCCAACCTCAAGACCTGCTTCCTCATCGACATCGTCTTCCTCGCGGTGGTGACTATCGGCGTGGTCGCGACGGTCAAAGAGGTCATTCACCCGTCGCCCAAGGAGCTGGCCAACGGCGATCCCGAGCCAATGACGCCGTTCAGCAGCGAGGTGACCTCGGCGTTCAAGAACCTGTCCAGACCAATGTGGCTGCTCTACCTCGTGACCGCCCTCAATTGGGTCGCATGGTTCCCCTTCATCCTCTACGACACCGACTGGGTGGGCCTCGAGGTGTACGGCGGGAAGGCGAAGGGGACTCCCGCGGAGAAGCGGCTCTACGACCTCGGTGTTCACACCGGCTCCTTAGGCTTGATGCTCAACTCGGTGGTCCTCGGTTTCGCCTCTCTAGTGGTCGAGCCCATGGGGAAGGTGGTGGGCGGCGTCAAGAGGTATTGGGCCATTGTAAACTTCATGCTTGCAATCGGCTTGGCCGGCACCATCCCCGTCACGAAGATGGCCAAGGCGTACCGCGCAGTCCACGGCCTGGTCCCGCCCCCAACCAACGTCAAGGGCGGCGCTCTCGGCATCTTCTCCGCCCTCGGTATCCCACTCTCG GTCACATACAGTATTCCATTCGCTTTGGCATCAATCTACTCATCCAGTGCTGGCGCTGGCCAAG GGCTTTCGTTGGGCGTTCTCAATATGGCCATCGTCATCCCGCAG ATGATCGTGTCCGTGGTGAGTGGGAAGCTCGACGACGCATTAGGGGGAGGGAACCTACCGGCGTTCGTCATGGGCGCCATCGCGGCCATCGTGAGCGCCCTCATGGCCCTATTCGTGCTCCCGAACCCTCCCTCACAAGCTTCCATGCCCGCTCTCATGGCCGGCGGTGGACATTGA